Proteins encoded within one genomic window of Pygocentrus nattereri isolate fPygNat1 chromosome 11, fPygNat1.pri, whole genome shotgun sequence:
- the LOC108435846 gene encoding CMP-N-acetylneuraminate-beta-galactosamide-alpha-2,3-sialyltransferase 1-like isoform X1 — MTLCTSITGHLQELFVGIIILCLVGLNYIQLNVDSEEMCACFQCMAESKDDPWFAERYKNLVPKLLSRQNSELSPNTRKWWERLQGRPTKKNYSAVVETLFSLFPDEEHYSDAGPHRCRTCAVVGNSGNLKGSHYGPLIDAHDVVIRMNKAPIAGFEKDVGLKTTHHAIYPESAVDMDNSTHLVLVPFKILDLEWLISVFTTKHITRTRLAVKNTIQADMDKVMILHPEFMKYVSEIWLKQKGKYPSTGFIMLVFSLHICDQVNVFGFGASKNGNWYHYFDKRYRHHLNTGHHKGSAEYNITLTLSLKNKIQMYKGW, encoded by the exons ATGACACTCTGCACCAGTATCACTGGGCACCTTCAGGAACTGTTTGTGGGAATAATCATCCTCTGCCTGGTTGGGTTAAACTACATCCAGCTTAATGTTGATTCAGAGGAGATGTGTGCCTGTTTCCAGTGTATGGCAGAAAGTAAAGACGACCCCTGGTTTGCGGAGCGCTACAAGAACCTGGTGCCAAAACTTCTGTCCAGGCAGAACAGCGAGCTCAGTCCAAACACCAGGAAATGGTGGGAG AGGCTTCAAGGTAGACCAACTAAAAAGAACTACAGTGCAGTTGTGGAGACTCTGTTCTCGCTGTTCCCTGATGAAGAACACTACTCTGACGCTGGTCCTCACCGCTGCAGAACCTGTGCTGTGGTGGGAAACTCTGGAAATCTGAAAGGATCTCATTATGGCCCTCTAATAGACGCCCATGATGTTGTCATAAG GATGAACAAAGCCCCCATTGCAGGCTTTGAGAAGGACGTTGGATTGAAGACCACTCACCATGCTATCTACCCCGAGAGTGCTGTGGACATGGACAACTCCACCCACCTCGTCCTGGTACCATTTAAAATTCTGGATCTTGAGTGGCTCATCAGTGTCTTCACCACCAAACACATCACGCG cACACGTCTTGCAGTGAAAAACACAATACAAGCAGACATGGACAAG GTGATGATATTGCACCCTGAGTTTATGAAGTATGTCAGTGAGATCTGGCTGAAGCAAAAAGGGAAATATCCTTCTACTGGATTCATCATGCTTGTGTTCTCCCTGCACATCTGTGATCAG gTGAATGTATTTGGATTTGGTGCCAGTAAAAATGGGAACTGGTACCATTACTTTGACAAAAGATATCGTCATCATCTCAATACGGGCCACCATAAAGGAAGCGCTGAATACAACATCACTCTGACACTCTCTCTGAAGAACAAGATCCAGATGTATAAAGGATGGTGA
- the LOC108435846 gene encoding CMP-N-acetylneuraminate-beta-galactosamide-alpha-2,3-sialyltransferase 1-like isoform X3 — MVHSGHPACMAESKDDPWFAERYKNLVPKLLSRQNSELSPNTRKWWERLQGRPTKKNYSAVVETLFSLFPDEEHYSDAGPHRCRTCAVVGNSGNLKGSHYGPLIDAHDVVIRMNKAPIAGFEKDVGLKTTHHAIYPESAVDMDNSTHLVLVPFKILDLEWLISVFTTKHITRTRLAVKNTIQADMDKVMILHPEFMKYVSEIWLKQKGKYPSTGFIMLVFSLHICDQVNVFGFGASKNGNWYHYFDKRYRHHLNTGHHKGSAEYNITLTLSLKNKIQMYKGW; from the exons TGTATGGCAGAAAGTAAAGACGACCCCTGGTTTGCGGAGCGCTACAAGAACCTGGTGCCAAAACTTCTGTCCAGGCAGAACAGCGAGCTCAGTCCAAACACCAGGAAATGGTGGGAG AGGCTTCAAGGTAGACCAACTAAAAAGAACTACAGTGCAGTTGTGGAGACTCTGTTCTCGCTGTTCCCTGATGAAGAACACTACTCTGACGCTGGTCCTCACCGCTGCAGAACCTGTGCTGTGGTGGGAAACTCTGGAAATCTGAAAGGATCTCATTATGGCCCTCTAATAGACGCCCATGATGTTGTCATAAG GATGAACAAAGCCCCCATTGCAGGCTTTGAGAAGGACGTTGGATTGAAGACCACTCACCATGCTATCTACCCCGAGAGTGCTGTGGACATGGACAACTCCACCCACCTCGTCCTGGTACCATTTAAAATTCTGGATCTTGAGTGGCTCATCAGTGTCTTCACCACCAAACACATCACGCG cACACGTCTTGCAGTGAAAAACACAATACAAGCAGACATGGACAAG GTGATGATATTGCACCCTGAGTTTATGAAGTATGTCAGTGAGATCTGGCTGAAGCAAAAAGGGAAATATCCTTCTACTGGATTCATCATGCTTGTGTTCTCCCTGCACATCTGTGATCAG gTGAATGTATTTGGATTTGGTGCCAGTAAAAATGGGAACTGGTACCATTACTTTGACAAAAGATATCGTCATCATCTCAATACGGGCCACCATAAAGGAAGCGCTGAATACAACATCACTCTGACACTCTCTCTGAAGAACAAGATCCAGATGTATAAAGGATGGTGA
- the LOC108435846 gene encoding CMP-N-acetylneuraminate-beta-galactosamide-alpha-2,3-sialyltransferase 1-like isoform X2 → MTLCTSITGHLQELFVGIIILCLVGLNYIQLNVDSEEMCACFQCMAESKDDPWFAERYKNLVPKLLSRQNSELSPNTRKWWERLQGRPTKKNYSAVVETLFSLFPDEEHYSDAGPHRCRTCAVVGNSGNLKGSHYGPLIDAHDVVIRMNKAPIAGFEKDVGLKTTHHAIYPESAVDMDNSTHLVLVPFKILDLEWLISVFTTKHITRTRLAVKNTIQADMDKVMILHPEFMKYVSEIWLKQKGKYPSTGFIMLVFSLHICDQILPQLHNCPNHHQKLSQALNMIVL, encoded by the exons ATGACACTCTGCACCAGTATCACTGGGCACCTTCAGGAACTGTTTGTGGGAATAATCATCCTCTGCCTGGTTGGGTTAAACTACATCCAGCTTAATGTTGATTCAGAGGAGATGTGTGCCTGTTTCCAGTGTATGGCAGAAAGTAAAGACGACCCCTGGTTTGCGGAGCGCTACAAGAACCTGGTGCCAAAACTTCTGTCCAGGCAGAACAGCGAGCTCAGTCCAAACACCAGGAAATGGTGGGAG AGGCTTCAAGGTAGACCAACTAAAAAGAACTACAGTGCAGTTGTGGAGACTCTGTTCTCGCTGTTCCCTGATGAAGAACACTACTCTGACGCTGGTCCTCACCGCTGCAGAACCTGTGCTGTGGTGGGAAACTCTGGAAATCTGAAAGGATCTCATTATGGCCCTCTAATAGACGCCCATGATGTTGTCATAAG GATGAACAAAGCCCCCATTGCAGGCTTTGAGAAGGACGTTGGATTGAAGACCACTCACCATGCTATCTACCCCGAGAGTGCTGTGGACATGGACAACTCCACCCACCTCGTCCTGGTACCATTTAAAATTCTGGATCTTGAGTGGCTCATCAGTGTCTTCACCACCAAACACATCACGCG cACACGTCTTGCAGTGAAAAACACAATACAAGCAGACATGGACAAG GTGATGATATTGCACCCTGAGTTTATGAAGTATGTCAGTGAGATCTGGCTGAAGCAAAAAGGGAAATATCCTTCTACTGGATTCATCATGCTTGTGTTCTCCCTGCACATCTGTGATCAG ATATTGCCTCAACTTCACAACTGCCCAAACCACCACCAAAAACTCTCTCAGGCACTAAATATGATTGTTCTTTAA